DNA from Longimicrobiales bacterium:
CGCCGATGCGGCCGATGCCGATCGCCGCGCCCACCACCGTCAGGCCCGCACCCAGCGCCTTGCCGAGGTTGCTCCAGCCGATCGCCGAAGCCTCGTTGGCGGCGTTCGCCACATCCTGCAGAAGTGCCAGCATCTGTCTGTCTCCACTCACATGCGGGGTGTCTCGATCATTTCACTCCATCGGTCGCGCGCTGCGGCCCCGTCCGCCACGCCCTCCCGTCACCGCTTCCCGGTCCCGCAGGACCCGCGGCTCTCGCCGGACACCCGCCCGGCTACGTTACGACGACCGCCCGTGGAGTGCGGAGGGTCGAAGGCGCACCGCGTGGGGGTGCGCTCCCTGTTTTTGAACTGCGGGCCGGGGCCCGGGGCCCGGGGCCCTGGGCCGGGGCGCAACAGCCGGGCGCCCTCCGCCCATCACCCGCCGTTCAACCCGACATGTCCATCACCCACCACCCGTCACCCACGGCCCGTCGCCCGCTGTTACCACAGGGGCCGAGCCCAGGGCCCAGGCCCCCGGGCCCGCCTTCGCCGTTCAGTGCGCGTGCCGGATCAACCCGATGAATACCGCCGTCAGCATCGCAAAGATGTACGCCTGCAGCAGTGCGACGAACACCTCGAGGATCATGATCGCGACCGCCATCAGGATCGGCGCCGGCGCGACGAACAGCGCGTTCGCCATGCCCGCCAGCACGAGCAGCCCCGTGAGCGCGAGCACCACCGCGTGGCCCGCCGTCATGTTCGCGTACAGACGGATCGCCAGTGCGAACGGCTTGGTCAGCTTACCCAGGAACTCGACCGGCGTCATGATGATCAGCATGATCGGCACGAGCGGCTTCGGCAGGCCGTGCGGCACGTAGAAGATCGTGCTCATGTAGCCCTTGAAGCCCAGCGCCTTCATGCCCGCGACCTCGACCACGATGAACGTCATCACCGCCAGCGTCGCCGTGACCGAGATGTTGCCGGTCGGGCTCGCGCCCCAGGGCAGCAGGCCGAGCAGGTTGCAGAACAGGATGAAGAAGAACACCGTGATCACGTACGGCACGTAGCGCTCGCCGCCGTGGCCGATGTTCTTCAGCGCTACCTCGTCGCGCAGGTAGAGCACGAACGCCTCCACGACGTTGGCCGCGCCCTTCGGGCCGCGCTCCGCGCCCGCACGATGCTCGCGCGCCGCATCCCGGCCCGCCAGGATCAGCAGCACGGCCACCAGCACCGCCGCGATCATCATGAACAGCACGTGCTTGGTGATCGAGAAGTCCAGCGAGATCGGCCCGATCTGCACGGGCGCGAACTGCGGCAGATGAACCACACCGAACGGCGTTTCCCACGTGTTGGAATCCGCCAGGTGGTGGAGAATCATCTCCTTGATGTCGAACTCGCCGCCCTCGGACGCGGCGGCCAGCAACGGCATGAACTTGCCCATCATGACAGGGTCAGCTTCCGGCGCAGGAAGACAGGTTCGAGCAGAAGCAGAAGGAATACGAATCCGACCAGGCTGACCAGCGCCGCCGCCTGCGGCAGCGCATCCGTCCGGCTCAGCCACACCGCCATCACGCCCACCGCCCCGAAGCGCAGCAGCATGCCCCCCAGCCAGCCGACCAGGAACAGCGTGCCCCGGTCGCGCAATGCGACCAGCGCGCCGAACGCAGCCAGCTGCACGAGCAGTGCGACACCCGCACCGACCCAGACGGCCTCCGACGGCGCATCGACCAGCCACGCCGTCAGTGCAGCCGCCAGCGCCGTTACGCCAAGCGCCGTCAGCGCGTATGCGCCCCAGGCCCGCATCACTGCCCCGCTCCGGGCTCCTCGTCCTGCTGCTCCGCGCGGCGCTTGCGCGCCTGCTCGGGCATCGTCACGAGATGGTGGTACATGTAATAGAATCCCGCTGCCGCACCGATTGCGGCCCCCAGCAGCGTGAATATCGGCTCCGTATCCCAGCGGCCATCCGCCAGGGTCCCCAGCCAGAGGAAGAGCGCTGTCGACAGCGCCCACGTCATGCCTACGCCCAGATACCGGCTCGCTTCCGCCGCCTGGCTCGGCTTTTCCCGTGTCGGTCGCGTCACTCTCGCGCCTCCGGCCGGTCACAAACAGCGCGGAAGGATACCCGCTTGTGAAAAATTTCGCAAGCGACTCCCATTGACCCCCTCCGGTGCGGTCTCTATGTTGCATCGCCTGCACCCGGAACGGGGATTCCAGAGGGCGCTGGCGCGCCGCCGCGGCGGCCGCGCGGCGCCTTTTTCTGCGACTGGAGGCCATGTGCGCGGACGCGCGGTTGCGGTGATGCTTGCTTTGCTGTGCGGGTGTGCGCCGGCGGCGCCGCCTGCGGCGGACGTTCCCTCCCAGTCGATGATTCCGTCCCTGAACGTGAGCGTGGAGGGCGACTCGGTGCACATGGTGCTGCACGTCATGAGCGCGCTCGACACTCCGCTGGTCCTGGACTTCCCCTCCTCACAGCGTGCGGACTTCTGGGTGCGCGATTCTGCCGGGGAGACGGTGTGGATGTGGTCGGCGGCGCGGTCGTTTGCGCAGGTGACCGGAAGCGAGACGCTGGAGGCGGGCGGCGAGCGGTCGTACGAGGGGGCATGGTCGCCGGCGGCGCCGGGGCAGTACGAGGCGGTGGCCCGGCTGGTGAGCACGAGTCATCCGGTGCAGATCGCGGTTCCCTTCGAGGTTCGCTAGCCGCGCGGGGGTGGAGGCAGACATGGAAGCGACGGTGGCGCGCGATTTCGGAGACCAGGACGTCGAGCTGCTGGATGAGCTCGCGGCAGCCCGGAGCACGCTGGAGGCGGAGATCGGCCGGCGAGTGATCGGACAGCATGCGATCGTCGAGGGCCTGCTGATCGCGCTGCTGGCCGATGGCCACGCCCTGCTCGTGGGGGTGCCGGGCCTGGCCAAGACGCTGCTGGTGTCGACGCTGGCGAGTGCGCTGGACCTGAAGTTCAGCCGGATCCAGTTCACGCCCGACCTGATGCCCTCGGACATCACCGGTACGGAGGTCCTGGAGGAGGACCGCGCGACGGGCAAGCGGATGTTCCGTTTCGTGCGGGGTCCGATCTTCGCCAACGTGGTGCTGGCGGACGAGATCAACCGTACGCCGCCCAAGACGCAGGCGGCGCTGCTGCAGGCGATGCAGGAGCGTGCGGTCACGGCGGCGGGCGAGACGATGACGCTGGACCGTCCGTTCTTCGTGCTGGCGACGCAGAACCCGATCGAGCAGGAGGGTACCTATCCTCTGCCGGAGGCGCAGCTCGACCGGTTCATGCTGGAGCTGCGTATCGGCTATCCGTCACGCGAAGAGGAAGAGCGTGTCGCGATGGAGACGACGGGCGCATCCTTCAGCGAGGTGCGGCCCGTGCTGGGCGCGGAGTCGCTGCTCGCGATGCAGCAGCTCGTCCGTCGCGTACCGGCGGCGCCCTCGCTGGTGAAGTACGCGGTCGCGCTCGCGCGGGCGACGCGGCCGGACGACGAGCAGGCGCCGGAGCTGATCCGGCGGTACGTGAGCTGGGGCGCCGGTCCGCGCGCGTCCCAGTACCTGGTGCTGGGCGCGAAGGCGCGTGCAGCGCTGGAGGGACGTGGTGTCCCGAACTTCGATGATGTGCGCGCGGTCGCGCCGTCGGTGCTGCGGCATCGCGTCGTGACCGGATTCCAGGCGGAAGCGGACGGTCGTTCGCCGGGCGACATCGTCGAAGAGCTCCTCCAACTCAGTCGGAAATGGACATAAGCCGAAGTAGCGGCGATCGACCTCGACAGGCGGGGCGGGCACGATGGCAGGACTGATCATCGGCCTCGGCCTCGCGCTCCTGTTCTCCGGGCTGCTCAGTGCGGCCGAGCTGGCAATCTTCTCACTGCCGGAAGCACGCGTTCGTGCCCTCGCCGACCAGGGTGCACGGGGCGCCGCCGCGCTCGCGCAGCTCCGCGCGCGTCCTGACCGCGTGCTCGTGCTGCTGCGACTGGGCGACGCACTCGCCGACGTCGCGGCGGGTGCGCTCACGACGCTGATCGTTTATGGCACACTCGACGTCGGCTACGTCGCCCTCGCGGTCGGCGGCGCTGCCTTCGCCGTGCTGTACTTCGGTGAGCTGCTGCCGATCGGATTTGCGGTGAACCACGGCGCCCGCCTCGCACTCGCCATTGCGACGCCGCTGCGGTTCGTGTCGCGGGTGCTCGGCCCCGTACTCGGCGTGTTCGCCTTCCTGGCCAACCTGCGTGCCGACCGGCGCGAGCGCGGCACATCACTCGTGACCGAGTCCGAGATCCGGCAGTTGACGGCGCTCGGCCAGTCGGAGGGCGCGATCACTGCGCACGAGCGCGAACTGGTCGAGCGTGCGTTCCGGATGGACGAGACAAGGGCGTGGGACATCATGACGCCGCGCGTCGACATCTTCGCGTGGGACGGGTCACTGCGACTGAGCGACATCGCGGCGGAGCTCGGCATCACGCGCTACTCGCGCGTTCCCGTCTATGACGACACGATCGACAACGTGGTCGGCGTGCTGCACGTGCGCGACGCGTACCAGGCGCTGCTCGGCGGGCAACGCGACGTGTCGCTCCGGACACTGGCACGCGAGCCGCTCGTCGTGCCTGGCTCGCTGCCGCTCACGCGGCTGCTGCGCGAGTTCCAGAGCCGCCGCATCCACATCGCGATCGTGGTCGACGAGTACGGCGGCACGGACGGGCTCGTGACGCTCGAGGACGTGATCGAGGAGCTGGTCGGCGAGATCAACGACGAACTCGACGTCGCCGAGGAATCGATCATTCGCGTGTCCAGGACCGAGGTCGTCGCGATGGGCGACGCCGACCTGCGCGAGATCAACCACTACTTCAACAGTGCACTGCCGCAGCTCGAGCACCGCTCCCTGAACGGCTACCTGCTCGATGCGCTCGGCCGCGTCCCGGAGCCCGGCGAAAAGCTGGAGCGCGACGGCGTGCTCATCGAAGTGCTCGAAGCGACGGAGACACAGGTGCTGCGTGCGCGACTTCGGCGGGCGGGCGCCGGTGAGTCCGCCGTGCGCACGCCGGTCGCCAGCGCGTCCGCCACGGGCGACGCGGAACGCTCCGCATGAGCGGCAGGATCATCACCTTCAACGGGCGCACCCCACGCGTGCATCCAAGCGCGTTCGTTGCGCCGACCGCGACGCTGATCGGGGATGTCGAGATCGGACCGGAATCCAGTGTCTGGTTCGGCGCGGTGCTGCGCGGCGATCACCCGCAGAACGGCATACGCGTCGGGGCGCGGACCAGCATCCAGGACAACTGTGTGCTGCACGTCAGCGCGCGCGGGCCGACGATCGTCGGCGACGATGTGACCGTCGGCCATGGCGCCGTCTTCGAGAGCTGCACGATCGAGGACGGCGCTCTGATCGGCATGAACGCGGTGATCCTGCACGAGGCGCACATCGGCGCCGGCGCGCTCGTCGCCGCACTCAGCGTCGTGCCGACGGGGCTGCAGGTCCCGCCTGCCACGCTGGTCGCCGGTTCACCCGCGCGCGTGCGCAAGACGCTGCAGGGAGAGTCGGCCGCGTGGGTAAAGGACAGCGCGGCGCATTACGTCGAGCTCTCGCGCGAATACCTCGCCCAGGACATCGGCGGGGACGGTGACACTCATGCCTGAGCGCCGCCCGGACGTGATCGTGGTCGGCGCCGGTGTGGCGGGCTGCGGCATCGCGTGGCGGCTGGCGCAGCGCGGGCTGCGCGTGCTCATCCTCGAGCGCGATGAGCCCGGCCGCGGCGCGAGCTGGGCGGCCGCGGGCATGCTGACTCCCGTGGGTGAAACGAGCCACGACGATGCGTTCGCTGCGCTCGGCGAGGAGGCGCTGCGAAGATGGGAAAGCTTCGCGCAGGAGCTGACCGCGATCGGGGCGGGCACCGTAGGGCTGCGGCGCAGCGGGCGCATGCAGATCGCGACCAACGCCGCGGCCGCGGAACGGCTCCGCCGGCTCGCCTCGAGTCCTGCCGGCAAGCGCGCCCAGGCGGTCTGGCTGGACCCGGCTGCCGCCCGCTCGCTGGAGCCCGCACTCACGTCCGACATCGTGGGTGCCGTGATCTTCCCGGGCGACGCATCTGCGGATCCGCGCGCACTCGCACAGACGCTTGCGCACGCTGCGGTCGACGCGGGCGCGTTTCTCCGCAAGGCGGAAGTGAAGTCGGTCCGTCGCGATGCGGAAGGCGCCTGCGGCGTCCAGCTGCGCGACGGCAGCGTCGTTTCGGCGCGCTGCATCGTCCTCGCCGCCGGTGCATGGGCGTCGCAGGTGGACGGGCTGCCGACTCCCCTTCCCGTCCGGCCCATCCGCGGTGAGATGTTCGCCGTGCGCGTGACTGGCTTCGAAATCCAGCACATCGTCTGGGGCGAAGGATGCTACGTGGTGCCGCGCTCGGACGGGCGGGTGCTGGTGGGCGCAACCGTCGACGACGTCGGCTTTGCACCCGGCCCGACGCCGGCCGGGCTCGCGGCGCTGTCGCATGCCGCCGAGCGGATCCTGCCGAAGCTGTCCACGCAGCAGGTCCTCGAAGCCTGGGCCGGCTATCGGCCCGGCACGCCGGACGCACTGCCGATCCTCGGTCCCGACGAACGGCTGCCCGGCCTGTTCCACGCCTCGGGCCTGTACCGCAACGGCATCCTGCTCGCGCCGCTGGTCGCCGACGAGATCGCCGCTGCAGTGACCCGGCAGGATGCGGCGTTCGACCTGTCGCCCTTCCGCCCGACCAGGGCGGCTCTCGCATGAGCGACGCCGACCCCGACTTCGAGGTGCCGGACCTCTACCCGCACGTCATGAACCGGGCGGACTACGACCCGGAATTCGATCCCGACGCGCCGATCGTGTGCGAGCGCTGCGGCGCTGTCATGCACTACACGGGAAGCTGCAAGATCGTCTGTGACAACTGCGGTTACATGCGCGACTGCAGCGATCCCTGAGGCGCGGGCGCACCGCGCCGCGGGACTCGCGCGTCGCAGCAGAGGTACGCCTTGCTCAGGCCCTGATCCATTCGATGTACCAGCCAATGATCGCGTCGCCGAACACGTAGGTGACCGCAGCGCCCATCGCGAGAAACACACCGAGCGGCAGGTACGTGTTCATGGCGCTCAACCGCCCGCGCACCCACGTGTACGGCACGCCGATCAGCAGTCCGAACAGCGACCCCAGGAAGACCGTGAGCAGCGCACCGCTGATTCCCGTGAAAGCGCCGATCATGGCCATCATGTGGATGTCGCCGACACCCAGGGCGGGCTTACCGAGCGCCTTTTCCGCCCCGAGCTTGACTCCCCAGAGCAGCAGGTAGCCGGTCAGCGCCCCGAGCAGGGCGCGCAGGAACGGGAAGTCGCCGGGCAGGGCGGCGATCAGGAGGCCGATCGCCGTGCCGCCGAGGGAGAACTGGTCGGGAATGACCATCTCGCGCGCATCGGTCATCGCAATGCCGAGCAGCAGCGTGAGAAACAGCGCGGCCCGCAGTGCTTCCAGCGTTGGCCCGTGCGCTGCCGCGGAGCCGATCCAGATCAGCGCGGTCGCCACCTCGATGATCGGATACTGCACCGAAATGCCGGTGCCGCAGTGGCGACACCGTCCGCGCAGCGCGATCCAGCTCAGGATCGGGATGTTGTCGTACCACGCGATCGGGCGCTCGCACCCCGGGCAGCGTGAGCGCGGCCGGATCACCGACAGCTCCGCCGGCCAGCGATAGATGCACACGTTCAGAAAGGAGCCGACTGCGGCACCGATCACGCCGGCGTAAATGAGTAACAGCGTCGTCATGAGCCCTGTCGGGTGAATGCGTACAGCAGGATGCCGGCGGCTACGGCAACGTTCAGCGATTCGGCCCGCCCCGGCATCCGGATGGCCACGATCTCATCCGCGAACGCCCGCGCCTCGTCGGACAGCCCAGCGCCCTC
Protein-coding regions in this window:
- the atpE gene encoding ATP synthase F0 subunit C; translation: MLALLQDVANAANEASAIGWSNLGKALGAGLTVVGAAIGIGRIGGAMTESMARQPEIAGNIQTAAIILAALIEGAALFALVIAFLI
- a CDS encoding gamma carbonic anhydrase family protein translates to MSGRIITFNGRTPRVHPSAFVAPTATLIGDVEIGPESSVWFGAVLRGDHPQNGIRVGARTSIQDNCVLHVSARGPTIVGDDVTVGHGAVFESCTIEDGALIGMNAVILHEAHIGAGALVAALSVVPTGLQVPPATLVAGSPARVRKTLQGESAAWVKDSAAHYVELSREYLAQDIGGDGDTHA
- a CDS encoding MoxR family ATPase; this translates as MEATVARDFGDQDVELLDELAAARSTLEAEIGRRVIGQHAIVEGLLIALLADGHALLVGVPGLAKTLLVSTLASALDLKFSRIQFTPDLMPSDITGTEVLEEDRATGKRMFRFVRGPIFANVVLADEINRTPPKTQAALLQAMQERAVTAAGETMTLDRPFFVLATQNPIEQEGTYPLPEAQLDRFMLELRIGYPSREEEERVAMETTGASFSEVRPVLGAESLLAMQQLVRRVPAAPSLVKYAVALARATRPDDEQAPELIRRYVSWGAGPRASQYLVLGAKARAALEGRGVPNFDDVRAVAPSVLRHRVVTGFQAEADGRSPGDIVEELLQLSRKWT
- a CDS encoding AtpZ/AtpI family protein, whose protein sequence is MTRPTREKPSQAAEASRYLGVGMTWALSTALFLWLGTLADGRWDTEPIFTLLGAAIGAAAGFYYMYHHLVTMPEQARKRRAEQQDEEPGAGQ
- a CDS encoding hemolysin family protein is translated as MAGLIIGLGLALLFSGLLSAAELAIFSLPEARVRALADQGARGAAALAQLRARPDRVLVLLRLGDALADVAAGALTTLIVYGTLDVGYVALAVGGAAFAVLYFGELLPIGFAVNHGARLALAIATPLRFVSRVLGPVLGVFAFLANLRADRRERGTSLVTESEIRQLTALGQSEGAITAHERELVERAFRMDETRAWDIMTPRVDIFAWDGSLRLSDIAAELGITRYSRVPVYDDTIDNVVGVLHVRDAYQALLGGQRDVSLRTLAREPLVVPGSLPLTRLLREFQSRRIHIAIVVDEYGGTDGLVTLEDVIEELVGEINDELDVAEESIIRVSRTEVVAMGDADLREINHYFNSALPQLEHRSLNGYLLDALGRVPEPGEKLERDGVLIEVLEATETQVLRARLRRAGAGESAVRTPVASASATGDAERSA
- a CDS encoding prepilin peptidase, producing the protein MTTLLLIYAGVIGAAVGSFLNVCIYRWPAELSVIRPRSRCPGCERPIAWYDNIPILSWIALRGRCRHCGTGISVQYPIIEVATALIWIGSAAAHGPTLEALRAALFLTLLLGIAMTDAREMVIPDQFSLGGTAIGLLIAALPGDFPFLRALLGALTGYLLLWGVKLGAEKALGKPALGVGDIHMMAMIGAFTGISGALLTVFLGSLFGLLIGVPYTWVRGRLSAMNTYLPLGVFLAMGAAVTYVFGDAIIGWYIEWIRA
- a CDS encoding BsuPI-related putative proteinase inhibitor gives rise to the protein MIPSLNVSVEGDSVHMVLHVMSALDTPLVLDFPSSQRADFWVRDSAGETVWMWSAARSFAQVTGSETLEAGGERSYEGAWSPAAPGQYEAVARLVSTSHPVQIAVPFEVR
- the atpB gene encoding F0F1 ATP synthase subunit A, producing the protein MMGKFMPLLAAASEGGEFDIKEMILHHLADSNTWETPFGVVHLPQFAPVQIGPISLDFSITKHVLFMMIAAVLVAVLLILAGRDAAREHRAGAERGPKGAANVVEAFVLYLRDEVALKNIGHGGERYVPYVITVFFFILFCNLLGLLPWGASPTGNISVTATLAVMTFIVVEVAGMKALGFKGYMSTIFYVPHGLPKPLVPIMLIIMTPVEFLGKLTKPFALAIRLYANMTAGHAVVLALTGLLVLAGMANALFVAPAPILMAVAIMILEVFVALLQAYIFAMLTAVFIGLIRHAH
- the thiO gene encoding glycine oxidase ThiO; translation: MPERRPDVIVVGAGVAGCGIAWRLAQRGLRVLILERDEPGRGASWAAAGMLTPVGETSHDDAFAALGEEALRRWESFAQELTAIGAGTVGLRRSGRMQIATNAAAAERLRRLASSPAGKRAQAVWLDPAAARSLEPALTSDIVGAVIFPGDASADPRALAQTLAHAAVDAGAFLRKAEVKSVRRDAEGACGVQLRDGSVVSARCIVLAAGAWASQVDGLPTPLPVRPIRGEMFAVRVTGFEIQHIVWGEGCYVVPRSDGRVLVGATVDDVGFAPGPTPAGLAALSHAAERILPKLSTQQVLEAWAGYRPGTPDALPILGPDERLPGLFHASGLYRNGILLAPLVADEIAAAVTRQDAAFDLSPFRPTRAALA